A single region of the Streptomyces virginiae genome encodes:
- a CDS encoding NUDIX domain-containing protein, producing the protein MHPETTATEEPATARGAVAIITNRRGEILLHLRDDLPEIAWPAHWSVLGGGCDPGESPADTIVRELDEEAGLTPENLTELFEIPDRRGSGQIITFFAASWDGDETDLLLAEGVKLQFFAPDYLDILTIPPFIRDGIYRHLAARPS; encoded by the coding sequence ATGCACCCCGAGACCACCGCCACCGAGGAGCCGGCCACCGCCCGCGGAGCCGTCGCGATCATCACCAACCGCCGCGGCGAAATCCTCCTCCACCTCCGCGACGACCTCCCCGAGATCGCCTGGCCCGCCCACTGGTCTGTCCTAGGTGGCGGCTGCGACCCCGGGGAATCCCCAGCCGACACGATCGTCCGCGAGCTCGATGAAGAAGCGGGTCTGACCCCCGAGAACCTGACCGAGCTGTTCGAGATTCCAGATCGTCGCGGCTCCGGACAGATCATCACCTTCTTCGCTGCCTCCTGGGACGGCGACGAGACGGACCTCCTTCTCGCCGAAGGCGTCAAGCTCCAGTTCTTCGCCCCCGACTACCTCGACATCCTCACGATCCCACCGTTCATCCGGGACGGGATCTACCGCCATCTGGCCGCCAGGCCCTCCTGA
- a CDS encoding recombinase family protein, translating to MTSKVLRLILYIRVSTAREDMISPDLQEHTGRKHAADIGAVIVDVVYDLDLSGGDFAKRKIGAIIARVSNDEADGVLVYRWDRFGRNIELSLTNIRMLEGMGGVAKSATEHFDTKTAAGRFARTNMLGVAELQREQIGENWMSTHANRLRRGLPHHGGPRFGYWYCDTCPMPEPRSPNGVRRERKQRQTCAKCKSGIQIPRPAYGEALAYAYEEYAEGKPLTKTAHEIKLDGIRSYSGGIISAQDLMGFMDTGFGAGYLRVTPTAQSWADELPESAVEPIGILKIDRFLWLPGAHRQVIKNEDVWNAYLDRRKAGTRIASHKTKAKYQASGLVVCIDCGDGSGCPMRAGSSRGAGGGKYLTWRCRGIDTGECNHSNASREAVDEVIFEWLQERASDDGAAQAAAQAAVAAKKEQPEATADWEAAITRLKLQKKNLVRMRAADEIDQAEFAEQRDEIAQEIRDAEAKVMRARNRKPPTVPKREVFQGLMQEWEHLDDDTKRAALKKVIWRVTAARGEFHDKSRYKVIPMWERPEPEDDGPISA from the coding sequence GTGACCAGCAAGGTTCTACGGCTGATCTTGTATATCCGGGTATCCACCGCCCGAGAGGACATGATCAGCCCCGACCTGCAAGAGCACACGGGCCGCAAGCATGCCGCCGACATCGGGGCCGTCATCGTGGACGTGGTCTACGACCTTGATCTGTCTGGCGGGGATTTCGCCAAGCGCAAGATCGGCGCCATCATCGCCCGAGTCTCCAACGACGAGGCTGACGGTGTGCTGGTCTACCGCTGGGACCGGTTCGGCCGGAACATCGAACTGTCCCTGACCAACATCCGAATGTTGGAGGGGATGGGCGGCGTAGCGAAGTCCGCGACGGAGCACTTCGACACGAAGACTGCCGCCGGCCGTTTCGCCCGCACGAACATGCTGGGAGTCGCGGAGCTGCAACGCGAGCAGATCGGCGAGAACTGGATGAGCACGCATGCCAACCGGCTGCGGCGTGGCCTGCCACATCACGGGGGCCCGAGGTTCGGTTACTGGTACTGCGACACGTGTCCGATGCCGGAGCCGCGATCCCCCAACGGAGTCCGCAGGGAGCGGAAGCAGCGGCAGACCTGCGCGAAGTGCAAGTCAGGCATACAGATACCCCGACCGGCCTACGGTGAAGCTCTCGCATACGCCTACGAGGAGTACGCCGAGGGGAAGCCGCTGACCAAGACCGCGCATGAAATCAAGCTGGACGGCATCCGCAGCTACTCCGGCGGGATCATCTCTGCGCAGGACCTCATGGGCTTCATGGACACGGGGTTCGGTGCGGGGTACTTGCGGGTCACGCCCACGGCGCAGAGCTGGGCAGACGAGTTGCCGGAGTCTGCGGTCGAGCCCATAGGCATCCTGAAGATCGACCGGTTCCTTTGGCTGCCCGGCGCACATCGCCAGGTGATCAAGAACGAGGACGTGTGGAACGCCTACCTGGATCGGCGCAAGGCAGGAACACGTATCGCCTCGCACAAGACCAAGGCGAAGTACCAGGCCAGTGGGCTGGTCGTCTGTATCGACTGTGGCGACGGGAGCGGTTGCCCGATGCGCGCCGGCAGCTCACGCGGTGCGGGTGGCGGGAAGTACCTGACGTGGCGGTGTCGGGGGATCGATACCGGTGAGTGCAACCACTCAAACGCCAGTCGCGAGGCCGTTGACGAGGTGATCTTCGAGTGGCTTCAGGAGCGGGCGAGCGACGACGGCGCCGCGCAAGCTGCGGCACAGGCTGCTGTCGCGGCGAAGAAGGAGCAGCCGGAGGCCACCGCGGATTGGGAAGCCGCGATCACCCGCTTGAAGCTCCAGAAGAAGAACCTCGTACGTATGCGCGCGGCTGATGAGATCGACCAGGCCGAGTTCGCTGAGCAGCGCGACGAGATCGCCCAGGAGATCCGCGATGCCGAGGCCAAGGTGATGAGGGCCAGGAACCGCAAGCCGCCTACAGTCCCCAAGCGGGAGGTCTTCCAGGGCCTCATGCAGGAGTGGGAGCACCTGGACGACGACACCAAGCGGGCCGCGCTGAAGAAGGTCATTTGGCGTGTGACGGCCGCTCGCGGAGAGTTCCACGACAAGAGCCGGTACAAGGTCATCCCCATGTGGGAGCGGCCCGAGCCGGAAGACGACGGGCCCATATCCGCGTGA
- a CDS encoding sporulation protein, whose translation MASTSRRKRPPNADLDRLIETCGASHKSLALRVNQLAQQAGLETDYSHTSIANWCQRGMIPKWPVPTFLAQAISERLGRPVTLGEIGMGDAETPDADVGLDFPRDRADAVRVATSFWSFVNRRDFLTGSGFAVSAFTTPVTRWLVTPADDAADVAGGKKQVGRADLEELRDAADEARRWDSKYGGGNWKANSVTVCLQERAAPLLRGSFTDAVGRDLFSVTSELSRLAGWTAFDVGQHDVAQRHFIQALRLARAGGDVQLGCYVLTTMAMQSLLRGFGSEAVDMAQGAFERAKGQAAPRVLAFTKLIEARAHARERDARAASRALAASEDLLGQADTVSGSEPAWIDFYHHARLSADAAEVFRDLKNPKAALAWNQRAAAMPSGVFTRSVGMRLAIVGTAHLQARDLDHGLELGNRAIDILARVQSSRAKDYVREFNTALGPWRREPAVREFIHRTRTELGIAA comes from the coding sequence GTGGCATCGACCAGCCGCCGGAAGCGTCCGCCTAACGCGGACCTGGACCGGCTCATCGAGACCTGCGGCGCAAGCCACAAGTCTCTCGCCCTGCGGGTCAACCAGCTCGCCCAGCAGGCCGGGCTGGAGACGGACTACTCGCATACCTCCATCGCGAACTGGTGTCAGCGGGGCATGATCCCCAAGTGGCCGGTGCCCACCTTCCTCGCCCAGGCGATCTCCGAACGGCTCGGCCGTCCGGTGACGCTTGGCGAAATCGGTATGGGCGATGCGGAGACACCGGACGCCGATGTGGGGTTGGATTTCCCGCGGGACCGTGCTGATGCGGTCCGAGTGGCCACGTCGTTCTGGAGTTTCGTGAACCGCCGCGACTTCTTAACCGGATCCGGCTTCGCCGTGTCCGCGTTCACCACCCCCGTGACCCGCTGGCTGGTCACCCCCGCCGATGACGCCGCCGATGTGGCCGGCGGCAAGAAGCAGGTCGGCCGGGCCGACCTGGAAGAACTCCGGGATGCGGCCGACGAGGCCCGCCGCTGGGACTCCAAATACGGTGGCGGGAACTGGAAGGCGAACTCCGTCACCGTCTGCCTTCAGGAGCGGGCCGCCCCGCTGCTGCGGGGCTCCTTCACCGACGCGGTCGGCCGTGATCTGTTCTCCGTGACCTCCGAGCTGTCCCGGCTGGCCGGGTGGACGGCCTTCGACGTGGGCCAGCACGATGTCGCCCAGCGGCACTTCATCCAGGCCCTCCGTCTGGCCCGCGCGGGCGGGGACGTCCAGCTCGGCTGCTATGTGCTGACCACGATGGCGATGCAGTCGCTGCTGCGGGGCTTCGGCTCCGAGGCCGTCGATATGGCCCAGGGAGCCTTCGAACGCGCGAAGGGCCAGGCCGCCCCGCGTGTCCTGGCATTCACCAAGCTGATCGAAGCCCGTGCCCATGCCCGCGAGAGGGACGCCAGGGCCGCCTCACGGGCCCTTGCCGCCTCCGAGGACCTCCTGGGCCAAGCCGACACTGTCAGCGGCTCAGAGCCCGCCTGGATCGACTTCTATCACCACGCCAGACTGTCGGCGGATGCCGCCGAGGTCTTCCGCGACCTGAAGAACCCCAAGGCGGCCCTGGCCTGGAACCAGCGGGCCGCCGCGATGCCGTCCGGGGTGTTCACCCGCTCGGTCGGGATGCGGCTGGCAATCGTGGGGACCGCCCACCTCCAGGCACGCGACCTCGACCACGGCCTGGAGCTGGGGAACCGGGCCATCGACATCCTCGCCCGCGTCCAGTCCTCCCGGGCCAAGGACTACGTCCGCGAGTTCAACACCGCCCTCGGCCCCTGGCGGCGGGAGCCGGCCGTCCGCGAATTCATCCACCGCACCCGCACCGAACTCGGAATCGCCGCCTGA
- a CDS encoding asparagine synthetase B family protein — MCGIAGLAGGDAVRHERTVAAMGASQHYRGPDGTMHAASSDRRAVLAMNTLLIVDQQAMPGPYLDRDTGVLLAFNGEIYNWRSQARAWGIEVCDRESDAHFLLRAWAKIGPSCLDGLDGMFALAVYDPRVAKLFLARDRLGEKPLYWRLDGGRLAFASEVTTLTGYGSAPLVLRPEVTAIETPTGVDTPFQGIQLLAPATLLSFDVTTGSIDQMTWWHLEDRAPFTGTYDEALARFSTILAEQIPLRSPACDFALLLSGGLDSAVLAYLMRPPVCVTVRYPGKDRLDESSTAAIIARDIKAELVVVEPDHVDFTTALPHMMRALDYPMGNASTFSEHMAYRKICDLGLRVVIGGLGPDEFLMGYVRQALVLFGPDAVLNAGLEAYRPLAAKLMHEAGEPLDPAEAVTRLILRGPDPDGRLRDLVTDAMARAGGDLARGLTLADLATAWRPLVMTSDKLASAYALERRSPYLARDLVEFSYRLPVEHKITDPAQGKRILRDAAKALGLPREVWASRDKLGFASPVPSWLNGNLATWADTQIRMALTDAPTDFHPLLEGGLKPGGRFDRTRMQALMAAAWFSDQTVRAAA; from the coding sequence ATGTGCGGAATTGCAGGACTGGCCGGAGGCGACGCCGTCCGGCACGAGAGGACCGTCGCCGCGATGGGTGCCTCGCAGCACTACCGCGGCCCGGACGGCACCATGCACGCCGCCAGCAGCGACCGCCGGGCGGTGCTGGCCATGAACACGCTGCTGATCGTCGACCAGCAGGCCATGCCCGGCCCCTACCTCGACCGGGACACCGGGGTCCTGCTTGCCTTCAACGGAGAGATCTACAACTGGCGGTCCCAGGCTAGGGCCTGGGGCATCGAGGTCTGCGACCGAGAATCGGATGCCCACTTCCTGCTGCGGGCCTGGGCCAAGATCGGCCCGTCCTGCCTGGACGGCCTGGACGGCATGTTCGCCCTGGCCGTCTATGACCCGCGGGTCGCAAAGCTGTTCCTGGCCCGGGACCGGCTCGGCGAGAAGCCGCTCTACTGGCGGTTGGACGGCGGCCGGCTCGCGTTCGCCTCCGAGGTGACCACGCTGACCGGTTACGGGTCGGCCCCACTGGTCTTACGGCCGGAGGTCACCGCGATCGAGACCCCGACCGGCGTCGACACCCCGTTCCAAGGCATCCAGCTGCTGGCCCCGGCCACGCTGCTGTCCTTCGACGTCACCACCGGCTCGATCGATCAGATGACCTGGTGGCACCTGGAGGACAGGGCTCCGTTCACAGGCACCTACGACGAGGCCCTGGCCAGGTTCTCTACGATCCTGGCCGAGCAGATCCCGCTCAGGTCCCCGGCCTGCGACTTCGCCCTCCTCCTCTCGGGCGGGCTGGATTCGGCGGTGCTGGCCTACCTGATGCGGCCGCCGGTCTGCGTCACCGTCCGCTACCCGGGAAAGGATCGCCTGGACGAATCCTCCACCGCCGCGATCATCGCCCGCGATATCAAGGCTGAGCTTGTGGTGGTCGAGCCCGACCACGTCGACTTCACTACCGCGCTGCCGCACATGATGCGGGCCCTGGACTACCCGATGGGCAACGCCAGCACCTTCTCGGAGCACATGGCCTACCGGAAGATCTGCGACCTCGGCCTTCGCGTCGTGATAGGCGGTCTCGGCCCGGACGAGTTCCTGATGGGCTACGTCCGCCAGGCCCTCGTCCTCTTCGGCCCCGACGCAGTCCTGAACGCCGGCCTTGAGGCATACCGGCCGCTGGCCGCCAAGCTCATGCACGAGGCCGGTGAACCCCTGGACCCTGCGGAGGCAGTCACCCGGCTGATCCTGCGCGGGCCCGACCCGGACGGCCGCCTCCGCGACCTCGTCACCGACGCGATGGCCCGCGCGGGCGGAGACCTGGCCCGCGGCCTGACCCTGGCCGACCTGGCGACGGCCTGGAGGCCGCTGGTGATGACCAGCGACAAGCTCGCCTCCGCCTACGCGCTCGAACGCCGGTCCCCCTACCTCGCCCGCGACCTGGTCGAGTTCTCCTACCGGCTGCCCGTCGAGCACAAGATCACCGACCCGGCCCAGGGCAAGCGGATCCTGCGGGACGCCGCCAAAGCCCTCGGCCTGCCCCGCGAGGTCTGGGCCAGCCGGGACAAACTCGGCTTCGCCTCCCCAGTCCCCTCCTGGCTCAACGGCAACCTCGCCACCTGGGCCGATACCCAGATCCGCATGGCTCTCACCGACGCCCCGACCGATTTCCACCCCCTCCTCGAGGGGGGGCTGAAGCCCGGCGGCCGGTTTGACCGCACCCGCATGCAGGCACTCATGGCAGCCGCCTGGTTTTCGGACCAGACGGTGAGGGCTGCCGCATGA
- a CDS encoding UDP-glucose dehydrogenase family protein has translation MKMTVIGCGYLGATHAACMAELGHEVLGMDSDIDKVHTLNSGKAPFFERDLDDLLTKHTASGRLRFTASYGEAADFADLHFIGVGTPPQAGSDAYDLTHLFDAVRRLAPGLTRPAVVAVKSTVPVGTAPRVAEILREYAPAGDLVEVAWNPEFLRESFAVDDTLRPDRLVLGFNTDHSWAEALLRQAFEKIIESGTPTIVTDWATAELAKGAANSFLGTKISFINAMAEVCEASGANVAELADILGHDHRIGRHGMRPGLGFGGGCLPKDLAGFINRADDLDTGQAVGILREAAAVNARRRQRVIDLAHEELGTDLRGKRITVWGAAFKPETDDIRDSPALAVAQALHDLGATVTVTDPKALDNARKLHSELDYVEDPIAAVDDADLLLHLTEWYQFTTIDPKRLATCTASPKVIDARGTLNTDQWRDAGWIIRTLGRA, from the coding sequence ATGAAGATGACCGTCATCGGATGCGGCTACCTCGGCGCCACCCACGCTGCCTGCATGGCCGAGCTCGGCCACGAGGTCCTGGGCATGGACTCCGACATCGACAAGGTCCACACCCTCAACAGCGGTAAGGCCCCATTCTTCGAACGCGACCTCGACGACCTCCTCACCAAGCACACCGCCTCCGGCCGGCTCCGCTTCACCGCCTCCTACGGCGAGGCCGCCGACTTCGCCGACCTCCACTTCATCGGCGTCGGCACCCCGCCGCAGGCCGGCAGCGACGCCTACGACCTCACCCACCTCTTCGACGCCGTCCGCCGCCTGGCCCCCGGACTCACTCGCCCGGCCGTCGTCGCGGTCAAGTCCACCGTCCCGGTCGGCACCGCACCCCGCGTCGCCGAGATCCTGCGCGAGTACGCGCCCGCCGGGGACCTCGTCGAGGTCGCCTGGAACCCGGAGTTCCTCCGCGAGTCCTTCGCGGTCGACGACACCCTCCGCCCCGACCGCCTCGTCCTCGGCTTCAACACCGACCACTCCTGGGCCGAGGCCCTACTGCGGCAGGCGTTCGAGAAGATCATCGAGTCGGGGACGCCGACGATCGTCACGGACTGGGCCACCGCCGAGCTCGCCAAGGGCGCCGCGAACTCCTTCCTCGGCACCAAGATCTCCTTCATCAACGCGATGGCCGAGGTCTGCGAAGCCTCCGGCGCCAATGTCGCCGAGCTCGCCGATATCCTCGGCCACGACCACCGCATCGGCCGCCACGGCATGCGGCCCGGCCTCGGCTTCGGCGGCGGCTGCCTGCCCAAGGACCTCGCCGGGTTCATCAACCGCGCCGACGACCTCGACACCGGCCAGGCCGTCGGCATTCTCCGCGAGGCCGCCGCCGTCAACGCCCGCCGCCGCCAGCGGGTCATCGACCTCGCCCACGAGGAACTCGGCACCGACCTGCGCGGTAAGCGGATCACCGTCTGGGGCGCCGCTTTCAAGCCCGAGACCGACGACATCCGCGACTCACCCGCACTCGCCGTCGCCCAGGCCCTCCACGACCTCGGCGCCACCGTCACCGTCACCGACCCCAAGGCCCTCGACAACGCCCGCAAGCTCCACTCCGAACTCGACTACGTCGAAGACCCCATCGCCGCCGTCGATGACGCCGACCTGCTGCTGCACCTGACCGAGTGGTACCAGTTCACCACCATCGACCCGAAGCGGCTGGCCACCTGCACCGCCAGCCCCAAGGTCATCGACGCTCGCGGCACCCTCAACACCGACCAGTGGCGCGACGCCGGCTGGATCATCCGAACCCTCGGTCGAGCCTGA
- a CDS encoding DUF2637 domain-containing protein, producing MTEDRMTQRTVTVVMAIIAALAFVFSFGNVWSLALRLGVPGPVAPLIAPMVDLSVVGLLVALRYLSLRGVPAGELTAATRLMHASGFFTLALNIAEPIIAKHYGRACVDAVAPLLLLGWGAVGPTLLRHFHAVATPAPALLLAPVPVAAPEPVTEPVQEPATAEPEPAPELEPEPAPVSEPAAPLPPAPARVVPAPAPVLAPVPVPAPAVAVKVAPALLEAAREIADSHTATHGQPITAAQLKARLGVGLPLATAAHAALTA from the coding sequence ATGACTGAAGACCGGATGACACAGCGCACCGTGACCGTGGTCATGGCGATCATCGCGGCCCTGGCCTTCGTGTTCTCCTTCGGCAACGTCTGGTCCCTGGCCCTGCGCCTGGGCGTACCGGGGCCCGTCGCCCCGCTGATCGCCCCGATGGTGGACCTGTCCGTCGTCGGCCTCCTGGTCGCCCTGCGCTACCTGTCCCTGCGCGGAGTACCGGCCGGTGAACTCACAGCGGCCACGCGCCTGATGCACGCCTCCGGCTTCTTCACCCTCGCCCTCAACATCGCAGAACCGATCATCGCCAAGCACTACGGCCGCGCCTGCGTGGACGCCGTCGCACCCCTGCTCCTCCTCGGCTGGGGCGCCGTCGGACCTACGCTCCTGCGCCACTTCCACGCCGTCGCCACCCCGGCCCCGGCCCTGCTCCTGGCCCCGGTGCCCGTGGCCGCCCCCGAGCCGGTCACGGAACCCGTACAGGAACCGGCCACGGCCGAACCTGAACCGGCTCCGGAGCTTGAACCTGAACCGGCTCCTGTGTCCGAACCAGCGGCGCCCCTGCCCCCGGCCCCCGCTCGGGTGGTCCCTGCTCCGGCTCCTGTTCTGGCGCCGGTCCCGGTCCCGGCCCCGGCTGTGGCGGTCAAGGTGGCTCCGGCTCTGCTGGAAGCGGCCCGCGAGATCGCCGACTCCCACACCGCGACCCACGGTCAGCCGATCACCGCAGCACAGCTCAAGGCCCGACTCGGCGTCGGCCTGCCCCTGGCCACCGCCGCGCACGCCGCGCTGACGGCCTGA
- a CDS encoding replication initiator has product MTRELVLRHVISPAVRDLIELANLQDFDRVREQVTRLGGCSAPVNLVGWTETRDTKTDTVIRAYATADEPTGRLLTACGNRRSSRCPACSRVYAADTYHLVRAGLSGGKNVAETVRTHPRLFVTLTAPSFGPVHNRPTGGGKPRPCRCGQHHSEDAPVLGTPLNPRAYDYAGAVLWNAHAGALWTRFTTYLRRELAQGLGITQKALNASVRVSFAKVAEYQKRGLVHFHAVVRLDGPDGHTTTPPASATAKALTEAVHRARDRVVLTLNSDAVGDRIIRWGAKIDVRPITALGDGELTDQRVASYVAKYATKSAEGSGTVDRSLVCAPCSGRGTVGGRVKDLCTHCEGTGRAEPFTDLHVQTHVRTMIRTAWTLGGLPEFAHLKLTKWAHMLGFRGHFSTKSRAYSTTLGALRDVRRSWRIAQAEAARERAGHPVPADDSTLVTESSWAFLATGYRPGEELLANQTRHETELARIDRERVKTEGEVWG; this is encoded by the coding sequence ATGACCCGCGAACTTGTCCTGCGGCACGTGATCAGCCCCGCCGTACGGGACCTGATCGAACTGGCCAACCTCCAAGACTTCGACCGTGTCCGCGAGCAGGTCACCCGCCTCGGCGGCTGCTCAGCGCCGGTCAACCTCGTCGGCTGGACCGAGACCCGCGACACCAAGACCGACACGGTCATCCGGGCCTATGCGACCGCCGACGAACCCACTGGACGGCTCCTGACCGCCTGCGGCAACCGGCGCTCCTCGCGCTGCCCCGCCTGCTCCCGCGTCTACGCCGCCGACACGTACCACCTCGTCCGGGCCGGACTCTCCGGCGGCAAGAACGTCGCCGAGACCGTCCGCACGCATCCCCGCCTCTTCGTCACCCTCACCGCCCCCTCCTTCGGCCCCGTCCACAACCGGCCCACCGGCGGCGGCAAGCCCCGGCCCTGCCGCTGCGGCCAGCACCACAGCGAGGACGCACCCGTACTGGGTACGCCTCTGAACCCCCGCGCGTACGACTACGCGGGCGCGGTCCTGTGGAATGCCCACGCAGGGGCCCTGTGGACCCGCTTCACGACCTACCTCCGGCGTGAGCTGGCCCAGGGCCTGGGCATCACGCAGAAGGCTCTGAACGCGTCCGTACGGGTTTCCTTCGCGAAGGTCGCCGAGTACCAGAAGCGGGGCCTGGTCCACTTCCACGCCGTCGTCCGCCTCGACGGCCCCGACGGCCACACCACCACCCCGCCGGCCTCCGCCACCGCGAAAGCGCTGACCGAAGCAGTCCACCGGGCCCGGGACCGCGTCGTCCTCACCCTCAACTCCGACGCCGTCGGCGACCGCATCATCCGATGGGGCGCCAAGATCGACGTACGCCCGATCACCGCACTGGGAGACGGCGAACTCACGGATCAGCGCGTGGCCTCCTACGTCGCCAAATACGCCACCAAGAGCGCTGAAGGCTCCGGCACCGTAGACCGCTCGCTGGTCTGCGCGCCCTGCTCGGGCCGTGGCACCGTCGGCGGCCGGGTCAAAGACCTGTGCACCCACTGCGAGGGAACCGGCCGCGCCGAACCCTTCACCGACCTCCACGTCCAGACACACGTCCGCACGATGATCCGTACCGCCTGGACCCTCGGCGGCCTGCCTGAGTTCGCGCACCTCAAGCTCACCAAGTGGGCGCACATGCTGGGCTTTAGGGGCCACTTCTCCACCAAGTCCCGCGCCTACTCCACCACCCTCGGCGCGCTCCGCGACGTACGCCGCTCCTGGCGCATCGCCCAAGCCGAAGCCGCCCGCGAACGCGCCGGACACCCGGTCCCCGCCGATGACTCGACCCTCGTCACCGAATCCTCCTGGGCCTTCCTCGCCACCGGCTACCGCCCCGGCGAAGAACTCCTCGCCAACCAGACACGCCACGAAACAGAACTCGCACGCATCGACAGGGAACGCGTCAAGACCGAAGGGGAGGTATGGGGATGA
- a CDS encoding site-specific integrase produces MEYVFVSHRKVRRHAGAVEGVDLDWVEYVTRAGALKEGTPFFLGPDMRPLEPLTSCFFELAKRLDAGSLEDYAYDLMDLVGFLEDLDPPTDLLSATEDDLVAYKDELMKYRDEPVSAATWMRRRAAIHNFYDWAVEDVKLLDRRPYHRRKNGKDVLSVSVVNDLDVRHLTYSQWRFLKQVGLRGLLPDERVDRSFRGAAPLRNSAAAEVAVTTGMRLREFSTLLDIEVGSPRRDGSAALVDLREMAKYKLPRTVEIQHATLREIDFYRRTERAKVVHAAARTLHRHRAELFVVDDINSRQGKVSGVLHGRRRTFTVKDMDVATRRIAVIEGDRGLEPMALFVGRGGRMLSPQRWHQVFEDAHVRALRISKEHELETVVPRAFKIHDLRHTFAIFMLQLLTELVAAQEAELRRLGGHTVYLADHISRSPQLTVQRLLGHRQATSTMRYLRYIRKTNLLVARAIADWNAQDTTYADYAARLAPGRAA; encoded by the coding sequence ATGGAGTACGTCTTCGTGTCGCACCGGAAGGTGCGGCGGCACGCGGGTGCCGTGGAGGGTGTGGATCTGGATTGGGTCGAGTACGTGACCCGTGCGGGGGCGCTCAAGGAGGGCACGCCGTTCTTCCTGGGTCCGGATATGCGTCCACTGGAGCCGTTGACCTCGTGCTTCTTCGAGTTGGCCAAGCGTCTGGATGCGGGTTCGCTCGAGGACTACGCCTACGACCTGATGGACCTGGTGGGCTTCCTCGAGGATCTGGATCCACCGACGGACCTGCTGTCGGCCACGGAGGACGACCTCGTCGCGTACAAGGACGAGCTGATGAAGTATCGGGACGAGCCGGTGTCGGCGGCGACGTGGATGCGTCGGCGGGCGGCGATCCACAACTTCTACGACTGGGCCGTCGAGGACGTGAAGCTGCTGGATCGGCGTCCGTACCACCGGCGCAAGAACGGCAAGGACGTTCTGTCTGTGTCGGTGGTTAACGATCTCGACGTCCGGCATCTGACCTATTCGCAGTGGCGGTTCCTGAAGCAGGTGGGCCTTCGCGGCCTGCTGCCCGACGAGCGGGTGGACCGGTCGTTCCGTGGGGCGGCGCCGTTGCGCAACAGCGCTGCGGCGGAGGTGGCGGTGACGACGGGCATGCGTTTGCGGGAGTTCAGCACTCTCCTCGACATTGAGGTCGGGTCGCCGCGCCGGGACGGCTCGGCGGCGCTGGTGGATCTGCGGGAGATGGCCAAGTACAAGCTGCCTCGCACGGTGGAGATCCAGCACGCCACCCTGAGGGAGATCGACTTCTACCGGCGCACCGAGCGGGCCAAGGTCGTGCACGCTGCGGCCCGCACGCTGCACCGTCACCGGGCGGAGCTGTTCGTTGTCGACGACATCAACTCCCGGCAGGGCAAGGTCAGTGGAGTCCTGCACGGGCGCCGGCGGACCTTCACGGTCAAGGACATGGACGTGGCCACGCGCCGGATCGCGGTCATCGAGGGCGACCGGGGTCTGGAGCCGATGGCGTTGTTCGTCGGTCGCGGCGGGCGCATGTTGTCCCCTCAGCGCTGGCACCAGGTCTTCGAGGACGCCCACGTGCGGGCCCTGAGGATCAGCAAGGAGCACGAGCTTGAGACGGTGGTTCCGCGGGCTTTCAAGATTCACGATCTGAGGCACACGTTCGCGATCTTCATGCTCCAGTTGCTGACCGAGCTGGTGGCGGCCCAGGAGGCAGAACTGCGGCGCTTGGGCGGGCATACCGTCTACCTGGCCGATCACATCAGCAGGTCGCCGCAGCTGACGGTTCAGCGTTTGCTCGGCCATCGCCAGGCGACGTCGACCATGCGCTACCTGCGTTACATCCGCAAGACGAACCTGCTGGTCGCCCGGGCCATCGCGGACTGGAATGCCCAGGACACCACCTACGCCGACTACGCGGCCCGTCTGGCGCCGGGGAGGGCTGCCTGA